Proteins co-encoded in one Chroicocephalus ridibundus chromosome 6, bChrRid1.1, whole genome shotgun sequence genomic window:
- the VWA5B2 gene encoding von Willebrand factor A domain-containing protein 5B2 isoform X4, producing the protein MSEEEGDFVLPALLQASPGGSGSFPCVALPSCMEIAGGGAATGRTAPRRCLCWGLSRGSLPPTGIFIYPLEESEVVSGFEAVVGSRRVTFQVQNRHRAQDCCLQCGPSPGRPRRCAGGHIVLDEDAERSTFVIVTGRLCPAESLAVTLSTAQELPTLPEGALHLLLPPVLTPRVPTAPESEPASLCDDRLALCPTSCFGGPSARTQPSPAAPMESVDIFRGRPCNPFPYEFAFELLVKGPCLLAGLESPSHALRADADPWASSATTTRVTLAEPHRYDRDLEIILYPCEPHHPHLVMEDGTMTYPEYEAHVRSRRDYTRIARKDGSGERQVAFVQKRFHKDIFPNPVLMLNFCPAAEGVPGDLQSVTREILFLVDRSGTVSGPDLDKVKEALLVALKSLPSRTLLNIAGFGADVKPLFASSRLCSDETLRRACEHLSGLRAAAGGTNLLSALGWALAQPLRRGYPRQLFLFTHAATGNTGRILRLLRRQASTVRCFSFGMGPRACRRLLKGMAKVSRGCAEFLSPTERLQPKLIKSLKKAIEPAISDITIDWYVPDSMEALLSPTELPALYPGDRLVSYCILYSIARFRNRRPLGQEGARRGSAFPSQEEMPSPGESHRPPRSTPGSGDASLELSAGGTEVSERSADLISGGDIWKRIYQPSYIQEQYVLTHCSVSTDRSRGLLSRSSTSSESTGSRDVAPEGGSSAPGADATSQQGQKSLSLCESSTKSAPLPSAPAGTKVTVALSTEELARRKKALARAALAGRSFSSPHGELDAHRLRQALEKVSQKRNQSLEGQLDELGPRGRQLQPSAVESNNLLSPTHLDWDMLVEPSYLFSASPVPEPEAPSPGDASLPLRCQVVIHALRAGEPVSWEVTASLEPLLQTREGPRGEDSLPRVGKAGEKPLHRLAARSVIRDNENAAQREAELEQGFARRFRLKAVQTSKACNVPSLYTRLVPVDAATQAALPAAPEVWGTERDETPGSPASVSSATYGWEKQNGSNGPPTSPSTASMGSQRSTESIAGSRFSLGRRRGPSLALRPPCLSPDSERSSHRASHDYLPLVQLQQAQGPFQLTESFSEVVQIPLDRLCRASPYASHRASLSPTSPGARSSPEAGPCGQEGEEPTAAPQPSSPPSHSTCSEVPSAAVWAQADSGHGSESDTGPHSAAPSETGVSLQDVGPEDLESASWATAVALAWLEHRCAGFFEEWELVAAKADTWLQAQRLPQGVDMACLKGAARHLFLLLRHWDENIKLNMLCYNPNNV; encoded by the exons ATGTCTGAGGAAGAGGGGGATTTCGTCCTCCCCGCCCTCCTCCAGGCCAGTCCTGGAGGCTCTGGGTCCTTCCCGTGTGTCGCCCTGCCCTCGTGCATGGAAATCGCTGGCGGTGGTGCTGCCACGGGCCGTACCGCGCCACGGCGGTGTCTGTGCTGGGGTCTGTCTCGGGGCTCTCTCCCACCCACAGGCATCTTCATCTACCCGCTGGAGGAGTCGGAGGTGGTGTCCGGCTTCGAGGCGGTGGTGGGCAGCCGGCGGGTGACGTTCCAGGTCCAGAACCGTCACCGGGCGCAGGACTGCTGCCTGCAGTGCGGCCCCAGCCCTGGCCGGCCGCGCCGCTGTGCCGGCG GCCACATCGTCCTGGATGAAGATGCGGAGCGCTCCACCTTCGTCATCGTCACGGGCCGGCTGTGCCCGGCGGAGAGCCTGGCCGTCACCCTCAGCACGGCGCAGGAGCTGCCCACGCTGCCGGAGGGGGCCCtgcacctcctcctgccccccgtcCTCACGCCCCGCGTCCCCACCGCCCCCGAGAGCGAGCCGGCAAGCTTGTGTGACGACAGGTTGGCCCTATG CCCCACCAGCTGTTTcggggggccgagtgcccggacCCAGCCATCCCCTGCGGCGCCCATGGAGAGCGTGGACATCTTTCGGGGACGGCCCTGCAACCCTTTTCCTTACGAGTTTGCCTTCGAGCTGCTGGTGAAGGGCCCCTGCTTGCTGGCAG ggctggagagccCGTCCCATGCCCTGCGAGCAGATGCCGACCCCTGGGCCAGCTCTGCCACCACCACCCGTGTCACCCTGGCTGAGCCCCACCGCTACGACAGGGACCTGGAGATCATCCTCTACCCCTGCG agccccaccacccccacctgGTGATGGAGGACGGCACCATGACGTACCCCGAGTACGAGGCACACGTCCGGAGCCGCCGGGATTACACACGGATCGCCAGGAAGGATGGCAGCGGCGAGAGACAG GTGGCTTTCGTGCAGAAGCGTTTCCACAAAGACATCTTCCCCAACCCGGTGCTGATGCTGAACTTCTGCCCGGCGGCCGAGGGCGTCCCCGGGGACCTGCAGAGCGTCACCCGCGAGATCCTCTTCCTCGTCGACCGCAGCGGCACCGTGAGCGGCCCTGACCTCGACAAGGTCAAG gAGGCTTTGCTGGTGGCCCTGAAGAGCCTCCCATCGAGGACGCTGCTCAACATCGCCGGATTCGGTGCCGACGTCAAGCCGCTCTTCGCATCCAGCCGCCTCTGCAGCGAC GAGACGCTGCGCCGCGCCTGCGAGCACCTCAGCGGGCTGCGGGCGGCTGCGGGCGGCACCAACCTGCTGTCGGCCCTGGGCTGGGCGCTGGCGCAGCCCCTGCGCCGCGGATACCCCCGACAGCTCTTCCTCTTCACCCACGCGGCCACCGGCAACACCGGCAGGATCCTGCGGCTGCTGCGCAGGCAGGCCAGCACTGTCAG ATGTTTCAGCTTCGGCATGGGCCCACGGGCCTGCCGGCGGCTGCTGAAGGGCATGGCCAAGGTGAGCCGGGGCTGCGCCGAGTTCCTGAGCCCGACCGAGAGGCTGCAGCCCAAG CTGATAAAGTCCCTGAAGAAGGCGATCGAGCCGGCCATCAGCGACATCACCATCGACTGGTACGTCCCCGACAGCATGGAGGCTCTGCTCTCGCCCACCGAGCTCCCGGCCCTCTACCCCGGCGACCGCCTCGTCAGCTACTGCATCCTCTACAGCATCGCCCGCTTCCGCAACCGGCGCCCGCTG gGCCAGGAGGGGGCTCGCCGGGGCTcagccttcccctcccaggaGGAGATGCCCAGTCCTGGGGAGAGCCACCGGCCGCCCCGGAGCACCCCGGGGTCTGGGGACGCCTCCCTGGAGCTCTCGGCCGGGGGCACGGAGGTGTCAGAGCGCA GTGCAGATCTCATCTCCGGGGGAGATATCTGGAAGCGGATTTACCAGCCCTCCTACATCCAGGAGCAGTACGTCCTGACGCACTGCTCCGTCAGCACCGACCGCAGCCGGGGGCTGCTCTCCCGCAGCTCCACCAGCAGCGAGTCCACCGGCTCCCGCGACGTGGCCCCTGAGGGTGGCTCCTCGGCCCCCGGCGCCgacgccacctcccagcagggcCAGAAGAGCCTGTCCCTCTGTGAGTCCTCCACGAAATCCGCCCCACTGCCCTCTGCCCCGGCTGGCACCAAG GTAACGGTGGCCCTGAGCACGGAGGAGCTGGCCCGGCGGAAGAAGGCACTGGCCCGCGCCGCCCTGGCCGGCCGCAGCTTTTCCTCGCCGCATGGGGAGCTGGACGCCCACCGGCTCCGCCAGGCCCTGGAGAAGGTGTCGCAGAAGAGGAACCAGTCCCTGGAGGGGCAGCTGGACGAGCTGGGACCCCGGGGacggcagctgcagcccagcgcggTGGAGTCGA ATAACCTCCTCTCGCCCACCCACCTGGACTGGGACATGCTGGTGGAACCCTCCTACCTCTTCAGCGCCTCGCCGGTGCCCGAGCCAGAGGCGCCCAGCCCGGGCGACGCCAGCCTGCCCCTGCGCTGCCAGGTGGTGATCCACGCGCTGCGCGCCGGCGAGCCCGTGTCCTGGGAAGTGACGGCCTCGCTGGAGCCGCTGCTGCAGACCCGGGAGGGGCCGCGGGGGGAGGACTCCCTGCCACGGGTGGGCAAGGCTGGGGAGAAGCCCCTGCACCGCTTGGCAGCACGCTCCGTCATCCGGGACAACGAGAACGCGGCGCAGCGGGAAGCCGAGCTGGAGCAGG GTTTCGCCCGCCGGTTTCGCCTGAAAGCCGTGCAAACCAGCAAAGCCTGCAACGTGCCTTCCCTCTACACCCGCCTGGTGCCCGTGGACGCTGCCAcgcaggcagcgctgcccgccgcccccgaggtgtggggcACAG AGCGAGACGAGACCCCCGGGTCTCCGGCCAGCGTCTCCTCTGCTACCTACGGCTGGGAGAAGCAGAACGGCTCCAACG GGCCTCCGACCAGCCCCTCCACCGCCTCGATGGGCTCCCAGAGATCCACGGAGAGCATCGCCGGCTCCAG GTTCAGCCTGGGCAGGCGCAGGGGGCCCAGCCTGGCGCTGCGCCCGCCCTGCCTCAGCCCCGACAGCGAGCGCTCCAGCCACCGCGCCAGCCACGACTACCTCCCGCTG GTGCAGCTACAGCAAGCCCAGGGGCCGTTCCAGCTCACGGAGAGCTTCTCCGAGGTGGTGCAGATCCCCCTGGACCGCCTGTGCCGAGCCTCCCCCTACGCCTCCCACCGTGCCAGCCTCAGCCCCACGTCCCCAGGGGCCAGGAGCAGTCCCGAGGCTGGGCCCTGTGGCCAGGAGGGTGAGGAGCCCACTgcagccccgcagcccagctcgCCCCCGTCCCACAGCACGTGCTCCGAGGTGCCCAGCGCAGCCGTGTGGGCGCAGGCCGACAGCGGGCACGGCTCTGAGTCTGACACCGGCCCCCACTCAGCCGCCCCCTCCGAGACCGGCGTGAGCTTGCAGGACGTGGGGCCGGAGGACCTGGAGAGCGCCAGCTGGGCCACAGCGGTGGCCCTGGCCTGGCTGGAGCATCGCTGCGCTGGCTTCTTCGAGGAGTGGGAGCTGGTGGCGGCCAAGGCGGACACGTGGCTGCAGGCGCAGCGGCTGCCCCAGGGGGTGGACATGGCCTGCCTCAAAGGGGCGGCCAGGCACTTGTTCCTGCTGCTTCGTCACTGGGACGAGAACATCAAGCTGAACATGCTGTGCTACAACCCCAACAACGTCTGA
- the VWA5B2 gene encoding von Willebrand factor A domain-containing protein 5B2 isoform X2: MSEEEGDFVLPALLQASPGGSGSFPCVALPSCMEIAGGGAATGRTAPRRCLCWGLSRGSLPPTGIFIYPLEESEVVSGFEAVVGSRRVTFQVQNRHRAQDCCLQCGPSPGRPRRCAGGHIVLDEDAERSTFVIVTGRLCPAESLAVTLSTAQELPTLPEGALHLLLPPVLTPRVPTAPESEPASLCDDSPTSCFGGPSARTQPSPAAPMESVDIFRGRPCNPFPYEFAFELLVKGPCLLAGLESPSHALRADADPWASSATTTRVTLAEPHRYDRDLEIILYPCEPHHPHLVMEDGTMTYPEYEAHVRSRRDYTRIARKDGSGERQVAFVQKRFHKDIFPNPVLMLNFCPAAEGVPGDLQSVTREILFLVDRSGTVSGPDLDKVKEALLVALKSLPSRTLLNIAGFGADVKPLFASSRLCSDETLRRACEHLSGLRAAAGGTNLLSALGWALAQPLRRGYPRQLFLFTHAATGNTGRILRLLRRQASTVRCFSFGMGPRACRRLLKGMAKVSRGCAEFLSPTERLQPKLIKSLKKAIEPAISDITIDWYVPDSMEALLSPTELPALYPGDRLVSYCILYSIARFRNRRPLGQEGARRGSAFPSQEEMPSPGESHRPPRSTPGSGDASLELSAGGTEVSERSADLISGGDIWKRIYQPSYIQEQYVLTHCSVSTDRSRGLLSRSSTSSESTGSRDVAPEGGSSAPGADATSQQGQKSLSLCESSTKSAPLPSAPAGTKVTVALSTEELARRKKALARAALAGRSFSSPHGELDAHRLRQALEKVSQKRNQSLEGQLDELGPRGRQLQPSAVESNNLLSPTHLDWDMLVEPSYLFSASPVPEPEAPSPGDASLPLRCQVVIHALRAGEPVSWEVTASLEPLLQTREGPRGEDSLPRVGKAGEKPLHRLAARSVIRDNENAAQREAELEQGFARRFRLKAVQTSKACNVPSLYTRLVPVDAATQAALPAAPEVWGTAGSASRPPAAMAGSRHHGSTVAGLGQQRDAEEQDEAPVAAERDETPGSPASVSSATYGWEKQNGSNGPPTSPSTASMGSQRSTESIAGSRFSLGRRRGPSLALRPPCLSPDSERSSHRASHDYLPLVQLQQAQGPFQLTESFSEVVQIPLDRLCRASPYASHRASLSPTSPGARSSPEAGPCGQEGEEPTAAPQPSSPPSHSTCSEVPSAAVWAQADSGHGSESDTGPHSAAPSETGVSLQDVGPEDLESASWATAVALAWLEHRCAGFFEEWELVAAKADTWLQAQRLPQGVDMACLKGAARHLFLLLRHWDENIKLNMLCYNPNNV, translated from the exons ATGTCTGAGGAAGAGGGGGATTTCGTCCTCCCCGCCCTCCTCCAGGCCAGTCCTGGAGGCTCTGGGTCCTTCCCGTGTGTCGCCCTGCCCTCGTGCATGGAAATCGCTGGCGGTGGTGCTGCCACGGGCCGTACCGCGCCACGGCGGTGTCTGTGCTGGGGTCTGTCTCGGGGCTCTCTCCCACCCACAGGCATCTTCATCTACCCGCTGGAGGAGTCGGAGGTGGTGTCCGGCTTCGAGGCGGTGGTGGGCAGCCGGCGGGTGACGTTCCAGGTCCAGAACCGTCACCGGGCGCAGGACTGCTGCCTGCAGTGCGGCCCCAGCCCTGGCCGGCCGCGCCGCTGTGCCGGCG GCCACATCGTCCTGGATGAAGATGCGGAGCGCTCCACCTTCGTCATCGTCACGGGCCGGCTGTGCCCGGCGGAGAGCCTGGCCGTCACCCTCAGCACGGCGCAGGAGCTGCCCACGCTGCCGGAGGGGGCCCtgcacctcctcctgccccccgtcCTCACGCCCCGCGTCCCCACCGCCCCCGAGAGCGAGCCGGCAAGCTTGTGTGACGACAG CCCCACCAGCTGTTTcggggggccgagtgcccggacCCAGCCATCCCCTGCGGCGCCCATGGAGAGCGTGGACATCTTTCGGGGACGGCCCTGCAACCCTTTTCCTTACGAGTTTGCCTTCGAGCTGCTGGTGAAGGGCCCCTGCTTGCTGGCAG ggctggagagccCGTCCCATGCCCTGCGAGCAGATGCCGACCCCTGGGCCAGCTCTGCCACCACCACCCGTGTCACCCTGGCTGAGCCCCACCGCTACGACAGGGACCTGGAGATCATCCTCTACCCCTGCG agccccaccacccccacctgGTGATGGAGGACGGCACCATGACGTACCCCGAGTACGAGGCACACGTCCGGAGCCGCCGGGATTACACACGGATCGCCAGGAAGGATGGCAGCGGCGAGAGACAG GTGGCTTTCGTGCAGAAGCGTTTCCACAAAGACATCTTCCCCAACCCGGTGCTGATGCTGAACTTCTGCCCGGCGGCCGAGGGCGTCCCCGGGGACCTGCAGAGCGTCACCCGCGAGATCCTCTTCCTCGTCGACCGCAGCGGCACCGTGAGCGGCCCTGACCTCGACAAGGTCAAG gAGGCTTTGCTGGTGGCCCTGAAGAGCCTCCCATCGAGGACGCTGCTCAACATCGCCGGATTCGGTGCCGACGTCAAGCCGCTCTTCGCATCCAGCCGCCTCTGCAGCGAC GAGACGCTGCGCCGCGCCTGCGAGCACCTCAGCGGGCTGCGGGCGGCTGCGGGCGGCACCAACCTGCTGTCGGCCCTGGGCTGGGCGCTGGCGCAGCCCCTGCGCCGCGGATACCCCCGACAGCTCTTCCTCTTCACCCACGCGGCCACCGGCAACACCGGCAGGATCCTGCGGCTGCTGCGCAGGCAGGCCAGCACTGTCAG ATGTTTCAGCTTCGGCATGGGCCCACGGGCCTGCCGGCGGCTGCTGAAGGGCATGGCCAAGGTGAGCCGGGGCTGCGCCGAGTTCCTGAGCCCGACCGAGAGGCTGCAGCCCAAG CTGATAAAGTCCCTGAAGAAGGCGATCGAGCCGGCCATCAGCGACATCACCATCGACTGGTACGTCCCCGACAGCATGGAGGCTCTGCTCTCGCCCACCGAGCTCCCGGCCCTCTACCCCGGCGACCGCCTCGTCAGCTACTGCATCCTCTACAGCATCGCCCGCTTCCGCAACCGGCGCCCGCTG gGCCAGGAGGGGGCTCGCCGGGGCTcagccttcccctcccaggaGGAGATGCCCAGTCCTGGGGAGAGCCACCGGCCGCCCCGGAGCACCCCGGGGTCTGGGGACGCCTCCCTGGAGCTCTCGGCCGGGGGCACGGAGGTGTCAGAGCGCA GTGCAGATCTCATCTCCGGGGGAGATATCTGGAAGCGGATTTACCAGCCCTCCTACATCCAGGAGCAGTACGTCCTGACGCACTGCTCCGTCAGCACCGACCGCAGCCGGGGGCTGCTCTCCCGCAGCTCCACCAGCAGCGAGTCCACCGGCTCCCGCGACGTGGCCCCTGAGGGTGGCTCCTCGGCCCCCGGCGCCgacgccacctcccagcagggcCAGAAGAGCCTGTCCCTCTGTGAGTCCTCCACGAAATCCGCCCCACTGCCCTCTGCCCCGGCTGGCACCAAG GTAACGGTGGCCCTGAGCACGGAGGAGCTGGCCCGGCGGAAGAAGGCACTGGCCCGCGCCGCCCTGGCCGGCCGCAGCTTTTCCTCGCCGCATGGGGAGCTGGACGCCCACCGGCTCCGCCAGGCCCTGGAGAAGGTGTCGCAGAAGAGGAACCAGTCCCTGGAGGGGCAGCTGGACGAGCTGGGACCCCGGGGacggcagctgcagcccagcgcggTGGAGTCGA ATAACCTCCTCTCGCCCACCCACCTGGACTGGGACATGCTGGTGGAACCCTCCTACCTCTTCAGCGCCTCGCCGGTGCCCGAGCCAGAGGCGCCCAGCCCGGGCGACGCCAGCCTGCCCCTGCGCTGCCAGGTGGTGATCCACGCGCTGCGCGCCGGCGAGCCCGTGTCCTGGGAAGTGACGGCCTCGCTGGAGCCGCTGCTGCAGACCCGGGAGGGGCCGCGGGGGGAGGACTCCCTGCCACGGGTGGGCAAGGCTGGGGAGAAGCCCCTGCACCGCTTGGCAGCACGCTCCGTCATCCGGGACAACGAGAACGCGGCGCAGCGGGAAGCCGAGCTGGAGCAGG GTTTCGCCCGCCGGTTTCGCCTGAAAGCCGTGCAAACCAGCAAAGCCTGCAACGTGCCTTCCCTCTACACCCGCCTGGTGCCCGTGGACGCTGCCAcgcaggcagcgctgcccgccgcccccgaggtgtggggcACAG CCGGCTCGGCCAGCCGGCCGCCAGCCGCCATGGCGGGGAGCCGGCACCACGGGAGTACCGTGGCGGGTCTGGGCCAGCAGCGGGACGCggaggagcaggatgaggccccTGTCGCCGCAG AGCGAGACGAGACCCCCGGGTCTCCGGCCAGCGTCTCCTCTGCTACCTACGGCTGGGAGAAGCAGAACGGCTCCAACG GGCCTCCGACCAGCCCCTCCACCGCCTCGATGGGCTCCCAGAGATCCACGGAGAGCATCGCCGGCTCCAG GTTCAGCCTGGGCAGGCGCAGGGGGCCCAGCCTGGCGCTGCGCCCGCCCTGCCTCAGCCCCGACAGCGAGCGCTCCAGCCACCGCGCCAGCCACGACTACCTCCCGCTG GTGCAGCTACAGCAAGCCCAGGGGCCGTTCCAGCTCACGGAGAGCTTCTCCGAGGTGGTGCAGATCCCCCTGGACCGCCTGTGCCGAGCCTCCCCCTACGCCTCCCACCGTGCCAGCCTCAGCCCCACGTCCCCAGGGGCCAGGAGCAGTCCCGAGGCTGGGCCCTGTGGCCAGGAGGGTGAGGAGCCCACTgcagccccgcagcccagctcgCCCCCGTCCCACAGCACGTGCTCCGAGGTGCCCAGCGCAGCCGTGTGGGCGCAGGCCGACAGCGGGCACGGCTCTGAGTCTGACACCGGCCCCCACTCAGCCGCCCCCTCCGAGACCGGCGTGAGCTTGCAGGACGTGGGGCCGGAGGACCTGGAGAGCGCCAGCTGGGCCACAGCGGTGGCCCTGGCCTGGCTGGAGCATCGCTGCGCTGGCTTCTTCGAGGAGTGGGAGCTGGTGGCGGCCAAGGCGGACACGTGGCTGCAGGCGCAGCGGCTGCCCCAGGGGGTGGACATGGCCTGCCTCAAAGGGGCGGCCAGGCACTTGTTCCTGCTGCTTCGTCACTGGGACGAGAACATCAAGCTGAACATGCTGTGCTACAACCCCAACAACGTCTGA